A window of Pedococcus aerophilus contains these coding sequences:
- the murG gene encoding undecaprenyldiphospho-muramoylpentapeptide beta-N-acetylglucosaminyltransferase, producing the protein MTADTPTSVLLAGGGTAGHVSPLLALADCLRRRDPDITVTALGTETGLESRLVPERGYPLLTVPKVPLPRRPSADLFRLPTSLRTAVAAAERAIDQTQAQVVVGFGGYVSTPAYIAARRRGIPVVIHEQNARPGLANRLGARITRYVATTFASTSLPHATPIGMPLRREISQLDRAASRAEGLAHFGLEDHWPTVLVTGGSLGAQRLNSAFQARAGVLRAAGVQVLHLTGAGKEFVPEVEGPGAPYVTVPYADRMDLAYAAADLVVARAGANTVCELTAVGLPAVYVPLPIGNGEQRFNAADVVAAGGGVIVDDAALSPDWIDTTLLPLVIDGDRLEAMAAASAASGARGADEALADLVVRAWRESGGGSGATPGRGAQR; encoded by the coding sequence ATGACTGCTGACACCCCCACGTCGGTCCTGCTGGCCGGTGGCGGGACGGCCGGCCATGTCTCGCCGCTGCTCGCCCTCGCCGACTGCCTGCGCCGCCGCGACCCCGACATCACCGTCACCGCCCTCGGCACCGAGACCGGGCTGGAGAGCCGGCTCGTGCCCGAGCGCGGCTACCCCCTCCTCACCGTCCCCAAGGTCCCGCTGCCGCGGCGTCCCTCGGCCGACCTGTTCCGCCTGCCCACCAGCCTGCGGACCGCTGTCGCCGCGGCCGAGCGGGCCATCGACCAGACGCAGGCGCAGGTCGTCGTCGGCTTCGGCGGGTACGTCTCCACGCCTGCGTACATCGCCGCCCGGCGACGCGGCATACCCGTCGTCATCCACGAGCAGAATGCCCGTCCCGGGCTGGCGAACCGGCTCGGCGCGCGCATCACGCGCTACGTCGCCACGACGTTCGCGAGCACGTCGCTCCCGCACGCCACCCCGATCGGGATGCCGTTGCGCCGCGAGATCAGCCAGCTCGACCGGGCTGCCTCGCGCGCCGAGGGCCTGGCCCACTTCGGGCTCGAGGACCACTGGCCCACCGTGCTGGTCACCGGCGGGTCGCTCGGGGCGCAGCGGCTCAACTCCGCCTTCCAGGCCCGGGCCGGGGTCCTGCGCGCCGCCGGGGTCCAGGTCCTGCACCTCACCGGGGCGGGCAAGGAGTTCGTGCCCGAGGTCGAGGGACCGGGCGCGCCCTACGTCACCGTCCCCTACGCCGACCGGATGGACCTCGCCTATGCCGCGGCCGACCTCGTCGTCGCCCGGGCCGGCGCCAACACGGTGTGCGAGCTCACCGCGGTGGGCCTGCCGGCGGTGTACGTCCCGCTGCCCATCGGCAACGGCGAGCAGCGCTTCAACGCCGCCGACGTCGTCGCTGCCGGAGGTGGCGTGATCGTCGACGACGCCGCGCTCAGCCCCGACTGGATCGACACCACGCTGCTGCCGCTGGTCATCGACGGCGACCGCCTCGAGGCGATGGCCGCCGCGTCCGCGGCGTCGGGTGCGCGGGGTGCGGACGAGGCGCTGGCCGACCTCGTCGTGCGCGCCTGGCGCGAGTCCGGTGGCGGCTCCGGCGCGACGCCGGGTCGTGGGGCGCAGCGATGA